A single genomic interval of Centropristis striata isolate RG_2023a ecotype Rhode Island chromosome 8, C.striata_1.0, whole genome shotgun sequence harbors:
- the zgc:91890 gene encoding solute carrier family 52, riboflavin transporter, member 3-B, with amino-acid sequence MSLLTHVLACLFGMGSWVAINGMWVELPLVVPEIPEGWFLPSYLTVLIQMANIGPLFITLMHRFRPGVLDERPVIYCIVGLGIVATFLLAFFWKHTVTIAGSLHSVPLLVLSFLLSVVDCTSSVTFLPFMMRLRPEYLTTYFAGEGLSGLVPALVALIQGVGVVHCENATMPIAANSTADNATMAGSGGLQAIYQPAKFSTQVFFVFLSAMMVVCLIAFILLNHHPAVARERKNDLYFNGDLAPGKKEQDLSLHAQTPEQKPMLSPFDSDRREPRSSFGRGTYSSLEVMLIFVVLAWVNALTNAVLPSVQSYSCLPYGNKAYHLAATMAAVANPVACFIAMFVPIRSLIFMGFLTMIGTGFGAYIMAMAALSPCPLLVHSASGTAVIVLTWVLFVLSLSYVKVIIGVILRDEGRSALVWCGAVVQLGSMVGALSMFPLVSVYGLFRSGDACNTKCPM; translated from the exons atgtcgCTGCTGACTCACGTGCTGGCATGCCTGTTTGGTATGGGCTCCTGGGTGGCCATCAACGGGATGTGGGTGGAGCTACCTCTGGTCGTACCGGAGATTCCAGAAGGCTGGTTTCTGCCATCATACCTCACAGTCCTCATCCAGATGGCCAACATAGGCCCTCTCTTCATAACTTTGATGCACCGCTTCCGGCCGGGGGTTCTAGATGAGCGACCGGTCATCTACTGCATTGTAGGGTTGGGGATCGTTGCTACATTCCTGCTTGCTTTCTTCTGGAAGCACACAGTGACAATAGCGGGCTCTTTGCACAGTGTGCCCCTGCTGGTGTTAAGTTTCCTTCTCTCTGTGGTGGACTGCACCTCCTCTGTTACATTTCTGCCTTTTATGATGCGACTGCGTCCAGAGTACCTCACTACGTACTTTGCAGGTGAAGGCCTCAGTGGTCTTGTGCCTGCGCTAGTGGCTCTGATTCAAGGTGTTGGTGTAGTACACTGTGAAAATGCCACTATGCCCATTGCAGCCAACAGCACAGCTGATAATGCTACTATGGCTGGCAGTGGAGGGCTACAAGCCATCTACCAGCCAGCTAAATTCTCGACCCAGGTCTTCTTTGTGTTCCTCAGTGCCATGATGGTTGTGTGCCTTATAGCTTTCATCCTACTCAACCATCACCCAGCTGTGGCTCGAGAGAGAAAGAATGACCTATACTTCAATGGTGATCTGGCCCCTGGGAAAAAAGAACAAGATCTGTCCTTGCATGCGCAGACACCAGAGCAGAAGCCTATGCTCAGCCCCTTTGATTCCGACAGGAGGGAGCCCAGGAGCTCTTTTGGAAGGGGAACGTATAGCAGTCTGGAGGTGATGTTGATCTTTGTTGTACTTGCTTGGGTCAATGCTCTGACCAACGCAGTGCTGCCCTCAGTCCAGTCTTACTCCTGTCTGCCCTACGGAAATAAAGCCTACCATCTAGCTGCCACCATGGCAGCTGTTGCCAACCCAGTGGCCTGCTTCATTGCAATGTTTGTGCCGATAAG GTCGCTCATTTTCATGGGTTTCTTGACCATGATTGGGACTGGATTTGGAGCCTACATCATGGCCATGGCCGCTCTCAGTccttgccccctgctggtccacAGTGCCTCTGGAACAGCAGTCATA GTGCTGACCTGGGTCCTGTTTGTCCTGTCCCTGTCCTACGTGAAGGTCATCATTGGGGTTATTCTGAGGGATGAAGGCCGCAGTGCCCTTGTGTGGTGTGGAGCAGTAGTGCAGTTGGGCTCCATGGTTGGTGCTCTTTCTATGTTCCCATTGGTCAGTGTGTATGGACTTTTCAGGTCAGGTGATGCTTGCAACACCAAGTGTCCAATGTAA